In Candidatus Nealsonbacteria bacterium DGGOD1a, one DNA window encodes the following:
- a CDS encoding TrbC/VirB2 family protein — translation MGFQPKKAEPVPYGDVWQEKIMKPFYKIKYLFFRLTSFLLLSLFFGKAKAQDSSLYGVWVPPPSPAERIHEITNYLAGIAIIAMLIVIPILGFRWLVLKKQVNKKLLCALAIIIFIILEKILFFFVTNP, via the coding sequence ATGGGATTTCAACCAAAAAAAGCTGAACCTGTGCCATATGGAGATGTTTGGCAAGAAAAAATTATGAAACCATTTTACAAAATAAAATATTTATTTTTTCGCCTGACGAGTTTTTTGCTTCTATCATTGTTTTTTGGCAAAGCAAAGGCGCAAGACTCTTCGTTGTATGGTGTATGGGTACCCCCTCCATCGCCGGCAGAAAGGATTCATGAAATTACTAATTATTTGGCTGGTATCGCGATAATTGCGATGTTAATTGTTATTCCAATTCTTGGTTTTAGATGGTTGGTTTTGAAAAAACAGGTAAATAAAAAGTTGCTTTGCGCTTTGGCGATAATAATTTTTATTATTCTTGAGAAAATTTTGTTTTTTTTCGTGACAAACCCGTAA
- a CDS encoding ferredoxin: MAKYQVNKDKCLGCFICTVNCPAGMAQDDDAKAKVVDSDAVETCGGESVCPHGVIEKTEE; encoded by the coding sequence ATGGCAAAATATCAAGTGAACAAAGATAAATGTTTGGGATGCTTTATTTGCACCGTGAACTGTCCGGCCGGGATGGCGCAAGACGATGACGCCAAAGCCAAGGTGGTGGATTCCGACGCGGTGGAAACTTGCGGCGGCGAGAGCGTTTGCCCGCACGGCGTGATCGAAAAAACGGAAGAGTAA
- the cas4 gene encoding type V CRISPR-associated protein Cas4, with product MEDYIQISKINDFVFCPYSIYLHSVYENFNAKTYHRTAQTVGKIAHRPVDGGTYTTSARVLQGMEVCCERLGIMGKIDTFDAESGLLVERKYKIKKIFDGYRYQLYAQMFCLREMGYEVKSLAIQSLADNKRYKISLPDAQETAKFEELIEAMKNYRPSPPENKNPAKCAQCVYKPLCH from the coding sequence ATGGAGGATTATATTCAGATTTCCAAGATAAATGATTTTGTGTTTTGTCCGTATTCGATTTATTTGCATTCGGTATACGAGAATTTCAACGCCAAAACCTATCATCGGACGGCGCAGACCGTGGGCAAGATCGCGCACAGGCCGGTTGATGGCGGAACATACACGACCAGCGCGCGAGTGTTGCAGGGAATGGAAGTTTGTTGCGAGCGGCTGGGGATTATGGGTAAAATCGACACATTTGATGCCGAAAGCGGATTGCTGGTGGAGCGCAAATACAAGATCAAAAAGATTTTTGACGGTTATCGCTACCAGCTCTACGCGCAAATGTTTTGTTTGCGGGAAATGGGTTATGAAGTGAAATCGCTGGCGATCCAATCGCTGGCGGATAACAAGCGGTATAAAATTTCTTTGCCGGACGCACAAGAAACCGCGAAGTTTGAAGAATTGATTGAAGCAATGAAGAATTACCGGCCGAGTCCGCCGGAGAATAAAAATCCGGCAAAATGCGCGCAATGCGTTTATAAGCCGCTGTGCCATTAA
- the cas1 gene encoding type V CRISPR-associated endonuclease Cas1 produces the protein MLSLPDFKEKQLLFVSAKNAEIEKIKFLNDNICLSKDGKIVNRISCHKVFALFLIGDCSLTSVLVRNCADYGVSIFLLKNNFLNYARLLAQADGNYLLRERQYAATEEQELAAAKILVANKISNQICLLESSDGKDAALSLEKIKAKIKNARNGKDLLGLEGAAGKFFFQSYFKNLEWKRRLPRAKIDIPNYLMDMGYTMLFNFVEAMLGIYGFDVYRGFYHKLFFQRKSLACDLMEPFRCVIDKQIMKSHNLGQIKANDFKLSKGVYGLGFEEQKKYAEIFAQAIMDRREDIFCYARDYYYFTINGAEFPAFKMK, from the coding sequence ATGTTGAGTTTGCCTGATTTCAAAGAAAAACAATTGTTGTTTGTGAGCGCCAAGAATGCCGAGATTGAAAAGATCAAGTTTTTGAATGACAATATCTGCTTGTCAAAGGACGGAAAAATCGTCAACCGGATTTCGTGCCACAAGGTTTTCGCGCTGTTTTTGATCGGCGATTGTTCGCTTACCAGCGTGTTGGTCCGCAATTGCGCCGATTACGGCGTGTCGATTTTTCTTTTAAAAAATAATTTCTTGAATTATGCGCGGTTGTTGGCGCAAGCGGACGGGAATTATTTGTTGCGCGAAAGGCAATACGCGGCGACCGAAGAGCAAGAGCTGGCGGCGGCAAAAATTTTGGTGGCGAATAAAATTTCAAACCAGATTTGCTTGCTGGAAAGTTCGGACGGTAAAGACGCGGCGTTATCTTTGGAAAAAATAAAGGCAAAAATCAAAAACGCGCGAAACGGCAAGGATTTGCTTGGATTGGAAGGCGCGGCGGGCAAATTTTTCTTTCAAAGTTATTTCAAAAATTTGGAATGGAAACGGCGTTTGCCGCGGGCAAAGATTGATATTCCGAATTATTTGATGGATATGGGCTATACGATGCTGTTTAATTTTGTTGAGGCAATGCTGGGGATATACGGGTTTGATGTCTATCGCGGGTTTTACCACAAGCTGTTTTTTCAGCGCAAATCGCTGGCGTGCGATTTGATGGAGCCGTTTCGGTGCGTGATTGATAAGCAGATCATGAAATCCCATAATTTGGGGCAGATAAAGGCCAATGATTTCAAATTGAGCAAAGGCGTCTATGGCTTGGGATTTGAAGAGCAGAAGAAATACGCGGAGATTTTCGCGCAGGCGATTATGGATCGCAGAGAAGACATTTTTTGCTACGCGCGCGATTATTACTATTTTACGATTAACGGCGCGGAATTTCCGGCATTTAAGATGAAATGA
- the cas2 gene encoding CRISPR-associated endonuclease Cas2, translated as MFIVSYDFEDTRRRTKFSNLLKKYGRRLQYSVFEIKNSQRILDNIQKEIDMKYKPYFTKNDSIVIIYVCEACKAKVKRYGYAANEEKEVVFF; from the coding sequence ATGTTTATAGTTTCTTATGATTTCGAAGATACGCGCCGCCGGACGAAATTCTCGAATCTTTTGAAAAAATACGGCCGGCGATTGCAATACTCGGTTTTTGAGATAAAAAACAGCCAGCGGATATTGGATAACATCCAAAAAGAGATTGATATGAAATATAAGCCGTACTTTACGAAAAACGACAGTATTGTTATAATTTATGTGTGCGAGGCGTGCAAAGCCAAAGTCAAGCGATATGGTTATGCCGCCAACGAAGAAAAGGAAGTGGTGTTCTTCTAA
- a CDS encoding FG-GAP-like repeat-containing protein produces the protein MNNISKTIFGKAGRSIRKATVVFLTFATIAQPLSPLIVLAEETAISPESIPAAANAVEVIENALVLATPEIPGNADSSEKSETKPAIKTAPDSDNQTPRIIINSISDTSSFSETLESNSSEQSPKTKVAAGAGTEMSAMNASAAGINSVNGLSVSVSNPATTKNQPDIDQNTGALTYSFPITVPPGRSGMQPNLALTYNSSNNEQGSIFGYGWSINIPYIQRLNKFGLNEMYHNTGSSEFFYSSIDGEITSALDNSNLYFARTENGDFNKYLLMDNYWIMHGKDGTQYKFGDYDASRQYDPGNTDHIYKWMLKEIRDTNNNFITFSYYKDANQIYPESIKYTGNGSTDGIFEVSFMKSWRPDNGIVSYDAGFPVTSNYYITEIDTKVNGNWAMKYFLNYNLNPTNTGALLNSIGTQAQAADGVITVLPLEQFSYQNNAPGWAQTATTTLPSISYKPGPGFSFATGDHQQFIDLNGDGLPEFIDFAFLYHGDGIMTSDSCDSQYGSGQGYSLLNAVAAVNRRNYWDSGDTTWKLPQDQNRFFERACLDSDMNVQFADLNGDNLPDLIKSYIDYKYSSPETLRSEVYLNNGNGWTLSPNWKLPSYTLGSQGYATTQIIFGDVNGDNLPDLIETAACSGYHSGSKCSVNNSLVYLNNNGLGWGRNYQWAFGSAPGFASFQFVDLNGDGALELVSSAYGDAGAQIKAYRPGSDWYQGWAEFNSYSINYGKVNTPYSGSILPRTTFADWNNDNRFDAVAYFINNNPANNVINGYKNGISNLSPASLTLPINNSVCGANNSFCVPQFSDTNGDGLQDLVQINSNVTTQGIDFRGAVFANIAQKQDLLSKVSYPQGGETAIAYKTATQYANNKSPYQLFTVSQITNNDNAGNFDSHTYDYSGASYYFDSPMNRKFAGFKIITQTDAAGNVAKTYFNTGNGTDSANGQYADSYYKIGKVYRTEQYDGAGNLYAATINKWDSSQRNINSNFVYPAQTIEQSYDGQATHRDKAQSFLYDNQSGNLIQKTNHGEVIANQDGSFAGIDSAQYTASYSYGLLRGYSTTSYVTSIQIRDQNSNKISESKFYYDWSSYNYIIAGNLTKEENWISGSTYATSYKYYNNYGLVGQSVDPNGNSTNFNYDSYNLYPAEAINAFGQITRYAYDYPSGQVTQTTDANNLLSNTTYDGFGRVLRYLEYPSIQSAKSTFVYTDVIGNFSVQETAYLNSQTAVTGYSYYDGLGRLIQTKKSARKGNFETKDFAYDNRGNLQKESLPYFTANSAKTSPTTNSLLYTTYSYDALGRKTSVANALGTTTYSYKNWQTTITDANSNSKDYSYDAYGNLAKVVEHDDSKDYATAYSYDGLGNLTNITDASGNVRNFHYNGLGRAVNIEDLHAPTATVFGYRGYLYDNAGNLLKLVDAKNRTTAFEYDSINRQKSESIDGSTTKTFTYDNCANGVGRLCQVVMSGETENFEYSILGNLAKDTKVRDNQTFTTQYTYDYQGNPLTITNPDGSIAKFSYNAAGLTESVSRQEPAVAAVGVVSSFDYSPARQVSALNYGSGIATVNTFDPNQLYRLTRKISGVGATNLQDLAYNYDAVGNIIKITDSSATATKKTVAYGYDKLYRLTSVAAANTANNQNYTQNFTYDPLGNMLSQKLNDQTMSYSYQPSSTLANPDAVTSITTNNPLAEPIISTFTATPATINAGATTTLAWTLSGGAPTTLTITPSVGSVLNTLSKVVTVSATTTYTLTATNAVGTTAKTVTVNAKPTAPVIKTFTAAPATINAGATTTLAWTLDGGTPTSLTINNGVGSVLGATSKTVSPVTTATYTLTAANAAGTVTKTVSVTVIPTPVISSFTAAPAAITKGKSATLSWTLTGGTATSLSINNGVGSVLGKTSVTVKPSLTTTYTLTAVGSAGTATATATVTVVAAPTISSFTASSVNINQGGSVTLSWKLGGGAPDTLAIDNNVGSVVGKTSIVVAPTQTTTYKLTSKNIAGTATKTVKVTVKIPAPTITGFTATSVVINKGQSTTLSWTLGGSTPTTLSIDQGVGSVLGATSKIVAPTKTTTYTLTSKNSAGTATKKITITVRRVFLLNDLTSKIVRAAIGSAAKIFAVIADTFSIPTAYAAGATTTANYQYDANGNLLTDGKTTYTYDYQNRIVSTATGITGASTVSAYSYDFQGQRDKSVVTITTTDAATGNVTIKVITTYTPTSYYSSSVTTTTVKSKTGTVLSATTAPAEITKHIFANGRMLATVRGTGASAKAYVTLTDSLNGSTVVLDSNNAIVETTDYYPFGAIRFDNQVNSYNEKRKYIGQEYDAETSLSYLNARYYNGTIGRFITQDPVFWGNQNLSDPQSLNAYSYANNNPITLSDPSGLMTLAEIQTQIDSIKSQIGTLTKAVGDYTAQAGKAAVNGVKSAATTAYNATTGTVAKAKNYVSNSDPDKNIFASRKNPNGTDGLSNFDAFLTFGMPGVGGMMVGAGKGIGKTAIVVKKALADENKFTHLFNNTKHGLAPLVEQFGSQKNVIQEVAKNIVGKYQGSGVNEIVVKIGDTMVTVRGQIVDGIERIGTFFVKN, from the coding sequence ATGAACAATATTTCAAAAACGATATTTGGAAAAGCGGGGAGATCGATTCGCAAAGCGACGGTTGTGTTTTTAACATTTGCAACCATTGCGCAGCCCTTGTCGCCGCTGATTGTTTTGGCCGAGGAAACGGCTATCAGCCCGGAATCAATTCCGGCCGCGGCTAATGCCGTGGAAGTAATTGAAAACGCGCTCGTTTTGGCAACTCCCGAAATCCCCGGCAACGCAGACTCGAGCGAAAAATCGGAAACAAAACCCGCAATCAAAACCGCGCCGGATTCAGACAATCAAACACCCCGGATAATCATCAATTCAATCTCGGATACTTCGTCGTTTTCCGAAACTTTGGAATCAAATTCAAGCGAACAATCCCCCAAAACTAAAGTCGCGGCGGGCGCCGGAACAGAAATGAGCGCGATGAACGCCAGCGCCGCGGGAATAAATTCGGTAAACGGGTTATCGGTTTCGGTATCAAATCCCGCGACAACAAAAAACCAACCCGACATCGACCAGAATACCGGCGCTTTAACATATAGCTTTCCCATTACAGTGCCGCCGGGCCGGAGCGGAATGCAACCCAACCTTGCCTTAACCTATAATAGTTCCAATAACGAACAAGGGAGCATTTTCGGCTACGGCTGGTCAATCAATATTCCCTACATTCAGCGGCTCAACAAATTTGGCCTTAATGAAATGTATCATAACACCGGCAGCTCGGAATTTTTTTACTCGTCGATAGACGGCGAGATTACCAGCGCGCTTGATAATTCCAATTTATACTTTGCAAGAACCGAAAATGGAGACTTCAATAAATATCTGTTAATGGACAACTATTGGATAATGCACGGGAAGGACGGTACGCAGTATAAATTCGGCGATTACGACGCCTCCCGGCAATACGATCCCGGCAATACCGATCATATCTACAAGTGGATGCTGAAAGAAATCCGCGACACAAACAATAACTTCATAACCTTTTCATATTATAAAGACGCCAACCAAATTTACCCGGAATCAATCAAATACACGGGCAACGGATCCACTGATGGAATTTTTGAAGTTTCTTTCATGAAATCTTGGCGTCCAGATAACGGGATTGTTTCATATGATGCCGGATTTCCCGTTACTTCGAATTACTACATTACTGAAATTGACACTAAGGTAAACGGCAATTGGGCGATGAAATACTTTCTCAATTACAATCTTAATCCCACCAACACCGGAGCGCTTTTGAATTCCATTGGAACGCAGGCGCAAGCGGCCGACGGCGTAATAACCGTGCTGCCGCTCGAACAATTCAGCTACCAAAACAACGCCCCCGGCTGGGCGCAAACCGCAACAACAACTCTGCCGTCTATCAGCTACAAACCGGGACCCGGATTTTCCTTTGCCACCGGCGACCATCAGCAGTTCATCGATCTGAACGGCGACGGTTTGCCCGAATTCATTGATTTCGCTTTTTTATATCACGGGGATGGAATCATGACTTCCGATTCCTGTGACTCGCAATACGGTTCCGGCCAAGGATATTCACTTTTAAACGCCGTGGCCGCCGTGAACCGAAGAAATTACTGGGACAGCGGCGACACCACATGGAAACTTCCACAGGATCAAAACAGATTTTTTGAACGCGCCTGCCTTGACAGCGATATGAATGTGCAATTTGCCGATTTAAACGGCGACAATTTGCCCGACCTTATAAAAAGTTATATTGATTACAAATATTCATCGCCGGAAACTTTGCGAAGCGAGGTTTATTTGAACAATGGCAATGGCTGGACATTAAGCCCGAATTGGAAACTACCGTCATATACGCTGGGAAGCCAAGGTTATGCGACCACGCAAATTATTTTTGGCGATGTCAACGGCGACAATTTGCCCGATTTGATTGAGACCGCCGCATGCTCGGGCTACCATTCCGGATCAAAATGCAGCGTAAACAATTCTCTCGTTTATCTTAATAATAATGGCTTGGGCTGGGGCCGGAACTACCAATGGGCATTCGGCTCCGCGCCCGGATTCGCATCTTTCCAATTTGTTGATCTGAACGGCGATGGCGCGCTCGAATTGGTCAGCAGCGCCTATGGAGACGCCGGCGCGCAAATCAAAGCCTATCGACCCGGATCAGATTGGTACCAAGGATGGGCGGAATTTAATTCATACTCTATAAATTACGGTAAAGTTAACACCCCATATAGCGGCAGCATCCTTCCGCGCACGACCTTCGCGGATTGGAATAATGACAATCGTTTTGACGCAGTGGCGTATTTCATTAATAATAATCCTGCCAACAATGTAATCAACGGATACAAAAACGGCATATCGAATTTATCGCCGGCTTCCTTAACTTTACCGATCAATAATAGCGTGTGCGGCGCCAACAATTCATTCTGCGTCCCGCAATTTTCCGATACCAATGGCGACGGCTTGCAAGATCTTGTTCAAATAAACAGCAATGTGACCACCCAAGGAATTGATTTCCGCGGCGCGGTTTTCGCCAACATTGCCCAAAAACAAGATTTGTTAAGCAAGGTATCTTATCCGCAGGGAGGGGAGACTGCAATCGCTTACAAAACTGCGACGCAATACGCGAACAACAAATCGCCTTACCAGCTGTTTACGGTTTCGCAAATCACAAACAATGATAACGCCGGCAATTTCGATAGCCACACTTATGATTATTCGGGGGCGTCGTATTATTTTGATTCGCCGATGAACCGCAAGTTTGCCGGATTTAAGATAATTACTCAAACCGATGCGGCCGGAAATGTTGCGAAAACCTATTTTAACACCGGAAACGGCACCGATTCAGCCAACGGCCAATACGCCGACAGCTATTACAAAATTGGTAAAGTTTATCGTACCGAGCAATACGACGGCGCGGGAAATCTTTACGCGGCAACAATCAATAAATGGGACTCGTCGCAACGAAATATTAATTCAAATTTTGTGTATCCGGCACAAACCATAGAGCAAAGTTACGATGGCCAGGCAACCCACCGCGACAAAGCGCAAAGCTTTTTATACGACAACCAAAGCGGCAATTTGATCCAAAAAACCAATCATGGCGAGGTTATTGCAAACCAAGACGGATCTTTTGCCGGAATTGACAGCGCGCAATATACCGCCAGCTATTCTTATGGCCTGTTAAGAGGCTATTCCACCACTTCATATGTAACGAGCATCCAAATTCGGGACCAAAATTCAAACAAAATAAGCGAATCAAAATTCTATTATGATTGGTCGTCCTATAACTATATTATTGCCGGCAACTTGACAAAGGAAGAAAATTGGATTTCAGGTTCAACCTACGCCACATCGTATAAATACTATAATAATTACGGCTTGGTTGGCCAGTCGGTCGATCCCAACGGCAACTCCACAAATTTTAACTACGACAGTTATAATTTATATCCGGCGGAAGCGATCAACGCGTTCGGCCAAATCACTAGATATGCCTATGATTATCCATCGGGCCAGGTAACGCAAACTACGGACGCGAACAACTTGCTTTCAAATACGACTTACGACGGTTTTGGCCGGGTCCTGCGATACTTGGAGTATCCATCGATACAAAGCGCCAAATCAACATTTGTCTACACCGATGTGATTGGAAATTTCAGCGTACAGGAAACCGCCTATCTTAATTCGCAAACCGCGGTAACCGGTTACAGTTATTACGATGGCTTGGGGCGTTTGATCCAAACCAAAAAATCCGCTCGAAAAGGTAATTTTGAAACGAAAGATTTTGCTTATGACAATCGCGGCAACTTGCAAAAAGAATCATTGCCGTATTTCACCGCCAACAGCGCGAAAACTAGCCCCACAACAAATTCACTGCTTTACACAACCTATTCCTACGACGCGCTGGGCCGGAAAACCAGTGTTGCGAACGCGCTGGGAACCACAACTTACAGTTACAAAAATTGGCAGACGACAATCACCGACGCCAATTCAAATTCCAAAGATTATTCTTATGACGCATATGGCAATTTAGCAAAAGTTGTGGAACACGACGATTCAAAAGACTACGCTACCGCCTATTCTTATGACGGACTGGGTAATTTAACCAATATCACCGACGCATCGGGCAATGTGCGGAATTTCCATTACAATGGTTTGGGCCGCGCTGTAAACATCGAGGATTTGCATGCCCCCACAGCCACTGTTTTTGGCTATCGCGGATACCTTTACGATAACGCCGGTAATTTGCTTAAGTTGGTCGATGCAAAAAATCGAACGACCGCTTTCGAATATGATTCGATCAACCGCCAAAAATCGGAAAGCATTGACGGCTCAACGACAAAAACATTCACCTATGACAATTGCGCCAATGGCGTTGGGCGTTTGTGTCAAGTTGTTATGTCCGGTGAAACCGAGAATTTTGAGTATTCCATCTTGGGCAATCTCGCCAAAGATACGAAAGTTCGCGATAACCAAACTTTTACCACCCAATATACCTACGATTACCAAGGAAATCCGCTCACAATCACCAATCCCGACGGTTCAATCGCAAAATTCAGTTACAACGCCGCAGGCCTGACCGAAAGCGTTTCACGCCAGGAACCAGCGGTGGCGGCGGTTGGCGTAGTGAGCAGTTTTGATTATTCGCCGGCGCGCCAAGTAAGCGCGCTAAATTACGGCTCCGGCATCGCGACCGTTAATACCTTTGATCCAAACCAGCTATATCGCTTAACGCGCAAAATTTCCGGCGTCGGCGCAACCAACTTGCAGGATCTTGCCTATAACTATGATGCGGTTGGCAACATCATTAAGATAACGGATAGCTCCGCAACCGCGACAAAGAAAACCGTTGCCTATGGATATGATAAACTTTACCGATTAACATCGGTTGCGGCCGCAAACACCGCCAACAACCAGAACTACACGCAGAATTTCACCTATGATCCGCTGGGAAATATGTTAAGTCAAAAACTCAATGACCAAACAATGAGTTATAGCTACCAGCCAAGCTCGACTCTGGCCAACCCGGACGCGGTTACCTCAATTACAACCAATAATCCTTTGGCGGAGCCAATCATTTCCACTTTCACCGCCACTCCGGCAACGATCAACGCCGGCGCCACCACGACCTTGGCTTGGACATTATCCGGCGGCGCGCCGACCACGCTGACGATCACTCCAAGCGTGGGCAGTGTGCTGAACACTCTTTCCAAAGTCGTTACCGTTTCGGCAACCACAACCTACACGCTCACCGCGACCAACGCGGTGGGCACCACTGCCAAAACCGTGACCGTGAACGCCAAACCGACCGCGCCGGTGATCAAAACTTTCACCGCCGCTCCGGCAACGATCAACGCCGGCGCCACCACGACCTTGGCCTGGACCTTGGACGGCGGGACTCCCACATCTTTAACAATTAATAATGGCGTGGGTTCGGTGCTGGGTGCGACATCCAAAACGGTATCGCCGGTAACCACCGCTACCTACACCTTGACCGCGGCCAATGCCGCCGGGACAGTGACCAAAACGGTTAGCGTCACGGTTATTCCAACTCCGGTGATTTCCAGTTTTACGGCCGCGCCCGCGGCCATTACCAAGGGGAAATCAGCAACTTTGTCGTGGACGCTTACAGGCGGAACCGCCACCTCGCTTTCAATCAATAATGGCGTCGGGTCAGTTCTTGGAAAAACATCAGTCACGGTTAAGCCGTCATTGACCACAACCTACACGCTCACGGCGGTTGGTTCGGCGGGAACCGCAACCGCAACTGCAACCGTAACCGTGGTTGCGGCTCCAACTATTTCCAGCTTTACCGCAAGTTCGGTGAACATTAACCAGGGCGGCTCGGTAACGCTTTCCTGGAAATTAGGCGGCGGCGCTCCCGATACTTTGGCAATTGACAATAATGTGGGTTCGGTTGTCGGTAAAACATCGATTGTCGTGGCGCCAACGCAAACTACAACCTACAAACTGACATCCAAAAACATTGCCGGAACCGCGACTAAAACCGTGAAAGTTACTGTAAAGATTCCCGCTCCGACAATTACCGGTTTCACGGCAACATCGGTCGTTATTAACAAAGGACAATCGACAACTTTGTCGTGGACGCTGGGAGGTTCGACTCCAACCACATTAAGCATAGATCAAGGCGTTGGTTCGGTGCTTGGCGCAACCTCAAAAATCGTGGCGCCCACGAAAACCACCACCTATACGCTGACATCTAAAAATAGCGCCGGGACCGCGACCAAAAAAATTACGATTACGGTTAGGCGAGTTTTTCTGCTTAATGATTTGACAAGTAAAATTGTTCGCGCCGCAATCGGTTCGGCGGCAAAGATTTTCGCGGTCATCGCCGATACATTCTCAATTCCCACCGCCTATGCCGCCGGCGCCACCACCACGGCCAATTATCAATATGACGCCAATGGCAATCTGTTAACCGACGGCAAAACCACTTACACCTACGATTACCAAAACCGCATAGTTTCAACCGCAACCGGTATAACCGGCGCGAGCACGGTTTCCGCTTACTCGTATGATTTCCAAGGCCAAAGGGATAAATCAGTTGTTACCATCACCACTACCGACGCGGCCACGGGGAATGTTACAATAAAGGTAATCACAACCTACACGCCGACAAGCTATTACAGTTCGTCGGTTACAACCACGACCGTAAAAAGTAAAACCGGAACGGTTTTGTCCGCCACGACCGCGCCCGCGGAAATCACCAAACACATCTTTGCCAACGGCCGGATGTTGGCCACGGTGAGGGGGACGGGTGCCAGCGCCAAGGCATATGTAACTCTCACCGACAGCCTAAACGGTTCCACGGTGGTATTGGATTCCAACAATGCCATTGTTGAAACCACGGATTACTATCCCTTTGGCGCGATCCGGTTTGACAATCAAGTAAATTCGTACAATGAAAAGCGCAAATACATCGGTCAGGAGTACGATGCCGAAACCAGCTTGTCATACCTCAACGCCCGGTATTACAATGGAACCATCGGCAGATTCATAACCCAAGACCCGGTCTTCTGGGGAAATCAGAATTTGAGCGATCCGCAGAGCTTGAATGCGTATTCGTACGCTAACAACAATCCGATTACCTTGAGCGACCCGAGCGGGTTGATGACACTCGCAGAGATACAAACTCAGATAGACTCAATCAAATCGCAAATTGGGACGCTCACGAAAGCGGTTGGCGATTATACGGCACAAGCGGGCAAAGCGGCGGTAAATGGCGTTAAATCGGCGGCGACTACTGCTTACAACGCTACCACAGGTACTGTCGCAAAAGCTAAAAATTATGTTTCCAATTCTGACCCGGACAAGAATATTTTTGCATCCCGTAAAAATCCCAACGGTACGGATGGTTTATCGAATTTTGACGCTTTTTTGACATTCGGGATGCCCGGTGTTGGCGGTATGATGGTTGGCGCTGGGAAAGGAATTGGCAAAACCGCAATCGTAGTTAAAAAAGCGTTAGCTGATGAAAATAAATTTACGCACCTATTTAACAATACCAAGCATGGTTTGGCACCATTGGTGGAACAATTTGGTAGTCAAAAAAATGTAATTCAAGAGGTGGCAAAAAACATTGTAGGTAAATATCAAGGTAGTGGCGTAAACGAAATAGTTGTAAAAATTGGTGATACCATGGTAACGGTGAGAGGCCAAATTGTTGATGGGATTGAACGTATCGGCACTTTCTTTGTTAAAAATTAA
- a CDS encoding RHS repeat-associated core domain-containing protein — MKGTGTSAKAYANFTDSLNGTTVVVDSNNAVVETTDYYPFGAIRFDNQTNNYNEKRKYIGQEYDAETSLSYLNARYYNGTIGRFVTQDPVFWGNQNLSDPQSLNAYSYANNNPITLSDPSGKWAETAFDVSMLGYSLYEFYEHPSWKNAGAVVLDAGSVALPIIPAVGGLAIRGGKGTGKAVSVIAKNQNTNAALNNIGQQSLSYAKNLAQTASSPVLKNIVKNTYRSTDTIPGGTFGALRNEIVTGLPTKGKYHLEKTQNTLNALSNLLKNPDKLTAGDLKVMQSLINDAAKEIAAAKNALK, encoded by the coding sequence GTGAAAGGCACGGGCACCAGTGCCAAGGCTTATGCCAATTTCACCGACAGCCTAAACGGCACGACCGTAGTGGTGGATTCCAACAACGCGGTTGTTGAAACCACGGATTATTATCCCTTTGGCGCGATCCGGTTTGATAACCAAACCAACAATTACAATGAAAAGCGCAAATACATCGGCCAGGAGTACGATGCCGAAACCAGCTTGTCATACCTCAACGCTCGGTATTACAATGGAACCATCGGCAGATTCGTCACCCAAGACCCGGTTTTCTGGGGCAATCAGAATTTGAGTGATCCGCAGAGCTTGAACGCGTATAGCTATGCCAACAACAATCCGATTACCTTGAGCGACCCGAGCGGCAAATGGGCGGAGACAGCATTTGATGTATCGATGCTGGGCTATTCGCTTTATGAATTTTATGAACATCCAAGTTGGAAGAACGCCGGCGCGGTTGTTTTGGATGCCGGTTCGGTTGCCTTGCCAATCATACCTGCGGTCGGCGGCTTGGCAATTAGGGGCGGCAAGGGTACAGGAAAAGCTGTGTCAGTGATTGCGAAGAATCAAAATACGAATGCTGCACTTAATAATATTGGACAACAATCTTTAAGCTATGCAAAAAATCTTGCACAAACCGCATCTAGCCCTGTACTTAAAAATATTGTCAAAAATACATACAGATCAACAGATACAATCCCCGGAGGTACTTTTGGGGCATTAAGGAATGAAATAGTAACCGGCTTACCAACAAAAGGGAAATATCATCTCGAAAAAACACAGAACACATTGAATGCTCTTTCAAATTTATTAAAGAATCCAGACAAATTGACTGCAGGCGATTTAAAGGTAATGCAATCGTTGATTAACGATGCTGCGAAAGAAATTGCCGCAGCTAAAAATGCATTAAAATAA